The region GGGAACTTTCATGCTTGTATGATGTTATATACCTGTTCCGCATTAAAACAATTGAGTTTATTGAAGTTCTTTTAATTGGCAGCTCAAAGGCAGGTTGGCGAAACTGCTCTAAATGATAACAGCTCGCGGTCTCACCAGATAATAAGATTGGTCAGTGACAGTAGAACAGTTGTTTGTTGAAATTCAGAAGATCATCCTACTTTTCTTTCCCTCTCGTAATTAATACGAATGtcatatttttcttccttttggtGTATATTGCAGACAATACAAAGTACTCTTCGCGAGAACACAGATTGTGTGAAATCTTTTGTTGCAACCTTGGTAATTTGCTGTTTCTCGCTTACTTTTAATTGGATGAATTAGTTCTGTTTAATAATTCAGGTCTATGATTGCAGAACTTTGTTGATCTTGCTGGAAGTGAGAGGGCTGCACAGACACATGCAGATGGCACTAGGCTGAAAGAAGGCTGCCATATTAACCTTAGCTTGATGACTCTTACAACTGTTATAAGGAAGCTCAGGTCAGATCGATGTTGTTTACAAAGAGttaatttagttcttataaTGGACAATATTATCTAGTAGTGCTATTAGAACTGAGTACTAGTTTCACCCTCTTCTAACTACTCGTATCCGTATCATCATATGCAGTGTTGGAAAAAGAAGTGGACATATACCTTATAGGAATTCAAAGCTTACACGTATATTGCAACATTCTCTTGGTGGGAATGCTCGCACTGCCATTGTTTGTACTTTAAGTCCTGCACTGAGCCATGTAGAGCAATCTCGAAACACTCTCTTGTTTGCTACCCGGGCAAAGGAAGTAACAAATAACGCCCAAGTTAACATGGTAACTATCTGTTCACAGTTACCTGCTAATCATTTTTTGGTTTTCCAAATCAGAAGAAACAAATTTGACAGTTTTCTATCAATAGGTCGTATCAGACAAACAACTTGTTAAACATTTACAAAAGGAAGTTGCAAGGCTGGAGGCAGTTTTGCGCACTCCTGATCCTTCTAAAGAAAAGGATTGGAAAATTCAACAGGTAAATAGGAAAATGATAACTGATCATTAGGAGGAACAAGCATCATACCATGCACTGAATACTGTTACCTGATTTTTTCCAGATGGAAATGGAAATTGAAGAGCTGAAACGCCAGAGAGATCTTGCACAAACTCAGGTGGATGAATTACGCAGAAAGCTTCAGGATGACCCAAAGGtctatttctcatttttttctacCCCTTTATCTTTGTTAAGATTCATTTCAACTGACTTTAAGATCATTTTGCTTTTCAGGTCTCCAACCACCCAGTTGAATCACCACATCTCCCAGTCAAGAAGTGCCTCTCATTCACCGGTGCATTATCATCTTTTAAACCAGAGTCAGGATGTGAGAGCGTAAGAAGATCAGCATTAAGACAGTCCTTGAGGCAGTCGTCTACTGCTCCTTTTACCCTTATGCATGAAATTCGCAAGCTTGAGCATCTCCAAGAGCAGCTAGGTGAAGAAGCCAATAGAGCTTTAGAAGTACTACAAAAGGAAGTGGCATGTCATAGATTAGGTAACCAAGATGCAGCTGAGACAATTGCAAAACTGCAAGCAGAAATAAGGGAAATGCGTTCTGTCAGGTCAACAACACCAAAGGAGGTTGAAGTTGGTTGCATGGTTTCTGTCAACAAGAGTGTAAGTGCTAATCTCAAGGAGGAGATTACCCGACTTCATTCACAAGGCAGCACCATTGCAAATCTTGAACAGCAGCTTGAAAATGTTCAGAGGTCCATAGACAAGTTGGTGATGTCTCTCCCGAATAACTTTCAACATTCACCCAATGAAGCCTCGCCTAAGCATAAAAAGGAACACAGGAGGAAAAAGTTGCTTCCTTTGTCTTCAAGCAATGCTGCCAATCGCCAAAATTTCCTAAGATCTCCCTGCTCACCATTATCTATTACGCAGCAAGTTTTGGAACCAGATGTTGAAAATAAAGCTCCCGAGAATGATGataatatttcaattgataCTCTGGCCGAGTCTGAGAAGGAGACTCCAACAAAGAGTGAAGAAGCTGGAGATGTTTCATCGAAGGAAAATACTCCCAGCGGTTACCGACGCTCTAGTTCAGTTAACGTGAAGAAAATGCAGAAAATGTTTCAGAATGCAGCAGAGGAGAATGTAAGAAGTATAAGAGCATATGTGACAGAATTGAAAGAACGTGTGGCCAAGCTGCAGTACCAAAAGCAGTTACTTGTTtgccaggtatgttttctggaAGATAAAGTATCTTCCTACTTTCAGTACATTGCATAgcatacttttcattttaacgAACTTCCAATAGCTTTAGACACTCATGTTATTCTATTTTGGATATTTGTAGATAAAAAATCTTCATACTTTGAATGCCACTGCACATTCttcattttattgtatttaattttcttttatttggaaTCAAGGTGCTTGAACTTGAAGCAAACGAAGCAAACGGTCACAACATAGACAACGAAGAGTACCCGTGTGAACCGGAGGAACCCCAGGTCCCGTGGCAGATAACATTTAAAGAGCAACGACAGCTGATCCTTGAATTATGGGATCTATGTTATGTCTCCATCATCCATAGGACccagttttatttattattcaaggGAGACCCAGCTGATCAAATATACATGGAAGTAGAACTAAGGCGTTTGACATGGTTGCAACAACAACTAGCAGAACTTGGGAATGCAAGCCCAGCTCCTCATGCTGGGGATGAACATACCACTATCTCATTGTCATCAAGGTTCTCATCAGTTTACTCATAATGAACATACATTATATGCtatttaatatatctttatatataaacacTTACCCAttatgaattaaagtttttcaatgatatatatttttgtattatgcAGTATGAGAGCTTTGAAACGAGAAAGGGAATTTCTGGCCAAGAGACTGACATCACGTTTGTCGTTGGAGGAGAGGGAAATGTTATATATGAAATGGGATGTTCCTCTTGATGGGAAGCAGAAGAGGATGCAATTTATCTGCAAACTTTGGACTGACCCTCATGATCCAATCCATGTACAGGAGAGTGCTGAAATAGTTGCAAAGCTTGTGGGATTTCGAACAGGAGGGAACATGTCAAAGGAAATGTTTGAGCTGAACTTCGTGCCTCCATCCGACAGAAGGCCATGGTTAATGGGCTGGAATCCCATTACAAACTTGCTTAATTTGTGATAGATTTCATGTTTGTATATTACGGTACCATTAAAAATCTTGTAAATGCTAATTGATTTTGGCGCATTtctcaatttaaaattattgttttggaCTATGTTCTTTGTTCCACCAATAAACTGATCCAATTCATTGGATTCCCATCATATACAAGAAGCATGTTGTCAATGTGTGTATTTCGCGTACTTTTGTATTATATGTATGGAATTGTACCGTTTTGTGACAGTGACACAGATGATTCAGAGACAGGGTATGGGTTGATTCAGAGACTGAAACAAGTACGACCGACCAAGATTGGGCCCATATCTTAAGCCTAAAGCCCAACTTCTCAAACCCAATATATTTCTTAGGCTACTTCTAATTCGTTCAAAAATGAATTTTccgaaatttttgtttttatatttaggaATGCACATTCTAAAATAAGTAAGTGATGAATTAAGAAAAGTATAGAGGATTGGAGGAAATTTCctttaacctgttaaaagttTTACTCATAAAGCTCCCAAGGTTTTTTTTTGCCCCTCAAATAACTATATTACTTAGTtgattaaattgtaattttgatcTCTTTCGATTTTCATTTccaaatgtaaaaaattacataatattagtttaatttttaattttgcatgttttatttcttttagtatGTCCAATTATGCCTagcatatttaattattaagaaaaacaatttaataaagtaaaatgttaaagtaaaagtaataaaggtaTTCAAAATTGAATATGGATCAAAATTGtggattttctaaaatatggAGTCAAATTGTAAAAGGAATAATAGGGGACTAAAATTATAgataaagaatttaaagaaaccaaaattataattcaacCTATTTTTTGTCACTTGATTTGAAGAATCCTTGGGTATGTTGTGTTCTAAGTTGCTGTTTgggaagaaaataaatattggttattataaaaatatagtgTTGCATTAAGAAATTTCTATAACAGCTAACATGAGAGTTTTTTGTTCTAGGAAGTATTCCacataatctaaaatattatcttgacaaacaaacttttatttttatttcacgtTTTAAATCAAATACGATAATGAAGATAAaggtatatattaattattaattataaaggTGAGATGACTAGGTTAGTATTTCCTACCACACTCTATcagaagaaaaagtaaaaataccATTAACCAAAAAGAGTTACGCAAAGATAATTTGTATCACCATACCATATCCATATTCCCTGTTGAAGTCAAAAGTAAGACGGGAAGGACTTTTGACATGTATACATATTAGTAAATGACAGATCTTGACCTTTAAATCTTGTGCAGAATAGTTTAAAGCTAAGTGGCTATGTAATTTTGAATAGccattaatttttatcattgatGTATGATGAAAATTTACTCATCTATATGTTGTTGAGTAAATTCATGTATATATAATACTCATATATATGATCTGCAGGTATATCTATGTTTTATATTTCACTAGCCTTTAAGTAGCCTTTAACGTTCTCACTTGAGTATTATATAGTGTGTCATGTTAGTGGACGCATATAAACTAAATTTGTTTTCACTTAATGACAAACCttgattatttatgtttaatatatgATTAAGATTTTTTCTAAGGGAACAATTCCCATATACAGAGACTTTGTTTCCCAACTCAGATGAGAGTGCTAGATAGAGGAACAGCAAATAATACAAGAAAAATGAGACAAAAGTGTTTGATATTATGGCATTTCTATAATCATGGATACTCATCATAGTTAAGGCAACTAATGGTGCAACCAAATTACATTTTTGCTATCTGTTTTCTACATTTGTTTTCATGGTTTGTTACATTTATGTTAAATGCTGTCATAATAAGTAATGTcagtgtgagagagagagagaaagagaaaggagaGTTAAGAAGAAACATAATGAGATCATtctttgaattataaatacagTCTTCTGCAACAACTAACGTTACGTAAGATGAGACCACACCAAGGAACTGAAATGGAATGACATGAAAGCAAAGCATCACATATCCATTAGGACTAGTACTTTTTTACTAACATGAAAACATAGAGACGTTAAACCACACCATATACGATGATACCacaaatatatagatatatttttctttcactctCTAGTCTCTTGCCAGAACACttggagatgaagatgaagatgatgcaTAATCAGGCAGAGAAACCCTCTTCAGATTTAACACTCAGCACCTTGGGAAGGGAGTTCCACAAGTGCTAGCAACTTTCCTTGCATTAGGTGAGTCCACAAATTTCTTCAGATTAGGGTTCTTGAGGTATTGGCAAAGGCATGGTTTCTGCTCCTTGATCTTGGAGCAGCATAGGTCTGATGGAGGAGTTGAAGAGGTTATTGCACTCACACATGAACTCAGTTGTACTGGGCTGCATGTTACTGCCATTGACACTTGAACTTCAGCCACAAACAGCACCACCAAAGTGCACAAAGCAATGTGTGCTGTCTTCATTTTCACCTCAATTACGATGAAAAAGGGTTATGTGTTTTGCGTGAGAATGAGAGAGGAATATATGTGTTAATTGCTTCTGTGATGGTGCATTTTCGGTTGAGTTTAGTCCCTATTTATACTAAGAGCTTAGTGAAAAGCTAAAGTAAAATAAGACTAGGTTTGTCCCTTATTTCACCACTTTAAACTTTGGTCCACTATTTAAAGGTAAATATCAGCATCCAGATTACTGCTTAATGATTTCaggtaacaataaatattattgtaaaatgTTAAAATCACTTAACGAAACTAAGTACTTTTTGgatgttgtaattttttttcatcttattgtCTGAAAGTCAAGATTATATggctattttatattttagatggTTTAGTCATATAGTTCAGGGTtgaaattttacatgttataattaGCATTTTAGTACCTTTCGGTGGAACTTAGTGGTCAAACTGATTGTAACAGATCAGACTGAAACTATAGCCAAATTGAGATGCAATTATTTCCTACTGTTCAAGTCTGGTGCAAAATTTCAATCTCTTAGCAAATTGTAGTAAAACGACAGAATGAAAAAGATGACTCCAAAACATGTggtgaaattatttttcagtcaaAAAGCTAGATTGCTGATTTCAGCCCTAAGGGAATTTCCAGTGGCATAGATAGAAGAAAATTAATGTCCAGTATACGATAAtcataagaaaagaaattgattcTCCAAAAATCAACTTCTACTTTGTAAGTAACTATAATGGAGACTTGACTCAAATATATACAAGATATTAAGATTactttcaactcaaaattttaagacatCAAAGATTAttttcaactcaaaattttaagacatcaaatttatagttttttgttCTCATCTGAtattcatctttttcatgtttatttaatGTAAACTTAGACTCGGTTAAATTTTCTAACACAGACTTAGATTGCTTATTACAGACAGAAAAATGTTCTGTTGTTTTCACTTATGTTCCAAAATTTCTACTAGCATGCATGAATGTGTGTGACCCACCATTTCGGCCGTGGTACCTTTCGGTGATGCTGATGTGGTGAGTATTTGTTTACATCCATGTGTGCTTCTTTTATTATAGAGCCACATGCTCTCTTATGATGATCATAACACGCACTGGGAAATTAGTGACATGAACTTCACAATCAGTAGCCATCATGATAAAGGAGGGTACTGCATAGTGCAATGGATTGCAAGGAATTGAGAGCAATCTCTGTGGTTTCGTTGAGGCAAAAGGGTTTGAATTTTGATCACTGTAAGATTAATTGGTGTGTTGTAAAAGGCAGTAATTAATAACCATTTCTTAATTGTCGTCTAATGGAAATGGGAAATCCCTCTGATCATAATGATTAAGACTCATCATCCAATTGGCCTTAAATAATTCTTCCCAAGTAGTGTTCAGTATTTTATTGGACATATCACTGTTACAAGATTTCCTTCTGAGAAATGGGAAAAAAAGAAGTGAGGATTATTAGATTTGCTATTTTGAATGTGAAATTGTcaaatgaaaagtgaaaaactACCAAGTGGAGGACTTGTCATATTCAACTTAGAAGGTgcagtttttgtttttgtaggcACCTAATCTTTTGAAAGTTCCATTTTTTGTTCAGATCTTTGATCATTGATATGTTCTGTATGGAAGGAAAATTACATCCCACAAGGTTTAAGAGAGGATTATAAGAAAGTAGGAACGCACGTCTATTGAAAATAATTGAAGTGTAAGTCAAAGTCTCACGTATAGTAtctagtgttttatatattgttaggTTTAAGAGAGACGATATTCATTGAGGAGATACAATACCAATAAGacctgagtccaaccacataagacattgacattactttcaattcaaaatcttaaaGGTGATGGATTTATGAGTATTTATCTTTATACAGTGctttactttttcatttctaacaGATAtagaacttagactcacacttagattTCTAACGTATATAAGCACAATTTCTCGATGACGAAtcctatataaaatataatctcaTGAGAGTCCGACTATCATTTTTTACCTAAAACcattatataatgaatttatatattcatttaaatGGAAAATCTCAAGTGTAATTAACCGATGTTAGTATTTCTGAATGCACTTGGTATCATGCTATGGATTTCTATGATCAACTTAACTGCAACTTGGTTCATAGTTTTACATTTGATTATGTTGGTTGTGCAGTATATATACTTTAAGCACGCCAAGCAATGATAATGATCAGCTCACTTGTTGTTCAATAATTCATATGGGAAAAGCAAAAGAGGGATGAAATTGGCGTGAATTCACGCACATAATCATTGAATTTACTGGTTTATTTTGGTCCATTCTAAGTCAAAATTAAAGGGGGGTTGTATTTTTATTGAACAATTAAAGTGGCTGTGATGATGATGCAACGTGTGGGGTCTTAAAATTATGGTACCTGCAACTTTTAATCTTCATGCTGCTCAGGTGATCATTGATGATTTATCATTGCTTACATCAGTCAATTTTGGCCTACACAGTGCAGAACAACCATTAATCATTGATAAGCTCACAAAAGCTTAGTTCACTATTCTATGAAGCACCAACACCAGCATCCAACTTTACCTTTTCTCAAGATTCATGTTCCTTCTCTTTTCATTTCACTGCTTTGTTTATTTCGCCATATTCCTTTGGCCAGAAAATCAAGGCTAATTCTTTTCATGTACTTTACTCACAATCATTCTTACCATCTTGCATCTTTACTCTTACCTCATCTActtattaatttgttataagaaaattaaaaataaatttaaggattaaatatttttttgtcctttaattttcaatgaaatttggaattagtcaatcTCAAAacattgaatcaatttagtccttcatcttttgaaatgtatagatttagtcattttaattaaatttttttaattttatttgacattttaagcgcgtttcataatagtatttgacttaatattaaagtaaaaatgtgttaaacattataaacaactcaaatacaattatGAGATGTGTACGAAACttaaaataaacctaacaaaatttgattaaaaggactagattcacaaatttcaaaagatgaaggactaaattggtctaaaattttgaaatggaataattctaaaattcactaaaaattaaaagacaaaaaacatatttaactataaatttagATATGTTCGATATTTGATAACTTAAAATAGGGTTATTTTGTGGGCCATGGAAATTTACACAAAAAGAGGGAGCTAGTAATGTATGATGATGCATGAAAGAAGGACTAATTAGGCATGCTAGTGAACCTGCTTTTCTAAATTAAGGAGTATCCCAagacaataaaatatttctgaATTCCATCcccaaaatattcaaatgtttatAACACACATACATGTTCAAATGTTTACGAAatactatattaatataaaactacTTTATACCTGATTTGtgtagataaaaaatttaatatcaaattaatgaCGGTGATTAAgccatttattatttaaattaatattatctcGAAATCAATAGTTAAATTAGACCGTCAATTTATCATGtacaactaatttaaaatttaaataatttatttatcgaTTCTCTggttaaattatacatttttcgtataattatttaaatctattttttcaaaaagaattaGGATAATATTActttcaattcatttttttttataaattgatcaAGAGTGTATCGTGTTATTTGGATGATTGACTAAGGAAAAGCTTCTCACAATGAAACACATTACCTTATTATTAGTACTTCTCTCATCTTGTGAGTGTCCATTAAGCAACTATGGTGTTGCCTGATATAAAATTTTCCcttgatataaaataaatattttaatggatatttatgaataaaaagtaaaagggTTAAATAATTTAGTCTGATCCAACTTATCTTAATAGCtcatctaaatttttttattaggtcgatttgatctattttttaaatgagaTCAAATCCAAGTCTATCAAGTAGCATTGCAAGTTTTATCTGCTTTAAAAAaagttgtgaaaaaaataaaataaatataaataaaataaaaatcaatatgtatttttaaaattgaaatcatattattaaattttaattttgattttaaatatataaattataatacatatattttaaaaatataatctttgttataaccttttaaatataattattatgttatagAATAGACTGAGGATAAACTTAGGAATTAATTGAATACGCTGTTGATCAaacataacatataaaaaataagacgTTTTTATCCTTCAACCATATTATTACTAACTCTATCCTAtactaatataaaaagaaaataaaacctcTCTTGTCACAGAAAACTTGTTTcagaaaatttgttttaaacaaAATCTTTTCAGAAGATATTATATGTGTTTAGAAAAgcttatttgtaaaattttgttctaaaaatCTTGTTTCAAAATGGAtcaaatttattctaaaatgcTTGTTCtgaaaattatgtttcaaaaatTCCTAAGagtttattttgaaagattttCAGAAAGGTAATCCAAAAATCACTTTTAGGAAtagtaaaatatcatttttaaaattatgagatattattttgaaaattatgagGTGCAATTAGAAATTATGAAGTTGCTGAAAAATAAACACCAAAAATAATTCTATTCAGTTTATACAAAATATCTTTTGACCAGGCCCATTTTACAGGCGTTTTAAGCCCATTTGGAATAGTGGGCTTTGACTTCAAACGTGTGCAACAGATAAATAAGTTGTTGTAAAGGAGAAATTATTAGATATTCATAATAGTAtcatttacttttctttttttactaaatgatactttttaaaatttaaaataaataaattgatagtATTAATTATACGACATTTAGAAATAAGTCAGATCATAAACAAATAGTTCAAATATTACCTTATCAAAGAaagttaaagtaattaaatcCTTCCTTGTACGCATTAACTTTCTTAAAATCTTGAAATGTTTATCCAAACGCTACTTTATTTCTTCTTCTGTCCTCTTATTACACATAGAAAACACCAAATACAATTTCTCTCACATAAAAAGATCAAAAGTATAGTGCAAACAAAACACTTCCTTTGTGAACACTTGTCGTTATCTTCACGAAAGCAAGaagttaataaagtaatttgaaATGCCTTATTTTTATGATCAAATGAAAGAGTAGTAGTTTTAAGCATGTAGCATTGCCATGGAtacatcaaattcaaattctaaaGAAAGCACCTGCGAAAAACGCGTTTCCTGTAATGTGTAAATTCACTtaattgttaaaagaaaaattatgttttgatttCACAAGCTTTTGACAATGAATACATGACAACACCTAAATGGATAAAAGAAAGTTTTGTGTGATTTGGAAAGAggagaaaaatatttgatttgtgtTGAAAACTACCTATATCATATTagggaaagaaaaattaaaagtgatattATTTCAAACcataaaaattttgttataataaacGTAGGGAAAATTTGATCATTTCATATAAAAAGCTCAAGacatattattgatttaaaatgaaatttaagatGAGTCAAAGTTTTATATCGgatcaaaataatgaaaaagataatttatattaattaggaAGACTCGTAAATTTATCGTCTTAAAGTCTTTTTATTGAAAGTGGTATCTTGATCTTTTATATAAACTTATTCACCAGTTGcaaaatcttaaataatagttatattttaagGTAAGTTGAAGTTttatatcatataaaattaatgaataagaTAACTTGTATGTAAATAGAGAGACCTATAAATTTTGCtgtcttaagattttaaattaaaatttgtacgTTAATCTCTTATATATGAACTTATTCATGATTTGGTACGTccgataaaagaaaaaatctcaCAAGAAGTAATATCTCACAAGTAAAATGTATCATTTcttgaataatatatattttttacatagaGACTTATTCATGCTCGATTTCAAACCAAACTTTATAATGATAAGACATATTATTATGCTGGAATGTACACCACATTGTCCAATTGAGTTGGAGCAAGATTATGATTCCCTAAAACAGCATCAAAATCCTTCCATTGGTCATTCAATTGTGCCCTTAAGAAGGCCACAACCAACCCTCCAATGGTTCTTCTCATCAAGTCCCTAGGACCTGACCCATTCTTGCACACACACTTTGCCACTAATGTCCCAATCACTCCTTCTGTTTCATCATCCAACATGTCCATGTGACCATACTTTGCCACAACAAAATTTGCACAAGGAGCTTTGCACTCCTTGAAAAACTCCTTGTGGTTCACCCCATCAGGGGCACAAGGTGGAGTGCAACAATTAGCCTTCTCTGGACCCAAACCAGAACCAATCACTGCAACAGGCATGTTC is a window of Vigna unguiculata cultivar IT97K-499-35 chromosome 4, ASM411807v1, whole genome shotgun sequence DNA encoding:
- the LOC114180997 gene encoding kinesin-like protein NACK1; this translates as MTLKTPGTPVSKIDRTPVSTPGGSRAKEEKIVVTVRLRPLNKREQLAKDQVAWDCINDYTIVYKPPSHERAVQPMSFTFDRVFGPASVTEAVYEEVKNVALSALTGINATVFAYGQTSSGKTYTMRGITERAVNDIYEHILNSPERDFTIKISGLEIYNENVRDLLNSESGRSLKLLDDPEKGTMVEKLVEETVKDDKHLRHLISICEAQRQVGETALNDNSSRSHQIIRLTIQSTLRENTDCVKSFVATLNFVDLAGSERAAQTHADGTRLKEGCHINLSLMTLTTVIRKLSVGKRSGHIPYRNSKLTRILQHSLGGNARTAIVCTLSPALSHVEQSRNTLLFATRAKEVTNNAQVNMVVSDKQLVKHLQKEVARLEAVLRTPDPSKEKDWKIQQMEMEIEELKRQRDLAQTQVDELRRKLQDDPKVSNHPVESPHLPVKKCLSFTGALSSFKPESGCESVRRSALRQSLRQSSTAPFTLMHEIRKLEHLQEQLGEEANRALEVLQKEVACHRLGNQDAAETIAKLQAEIREMRSVRSTTPKEVEVGCMVSVNKSVSANLKEEITRLHSQGSTIANLEQQLENVQRSIDKLVMSLPNNFQHSPNEASPKHKKEHRRKKLLPLSSSNAANRQNFLRSPCSPLSITQQVLEPDVENKAPENDDNISIDTLAESEKETPTKSEEAGDVSSKENTPSGYRRSSSVNVKKMQKMFQNAAEENVRSIRAYVTELKERVAKLQYQKQLLVCQVLELEANEANGHNIDNEEYPCEPEEPQVPWQITFKEQRQLILELWDLCYVSIIHRTQFYLLFKGDPADQIYMEVELRRLTWLQQQLAELGNASPAPHAGDEHTTISLSSSMRALKREREFLAKRLTSRLSLEEREMLYMKWDVPLDGKQKRMQFICKLWTDPHDPIHVQESAEIVAKLVGFRTGGNMSKEMFELNFVPPSDRRPWLMGWNPITNLLNL
- the LOC114181278 gene encoding non-specific lipid-transfer protein 2-like; this encodes MKTAHIALCTLVVLFVAEVQVSMAVTCSPVQLSSCVSAITSSTPPSDLCCSKIKEQKPCLCQYLKNPNLKKFVDSPNARKVASTCGTPFPRC